One window of the Pedobacter ginsengisoli genome contains the following:
- the chrA gene encoding chromate efflux transporter produces MNDISIVQKEVGLKYLFLTFLKIGCVSFGGHMALIAVVQKEMIEKDKTLSQENLLNAVSIASLLPGPLAVNVVSYIGYHLHKKNGLLVSMLGILLPACVLMYVLSWCYFNYIHVKDLSGIMAYTVAAVSAIILTTGLNIFLKEVKGHNSKIALCLISIIVLYFIKGYLIILLLILIGGLIGVYFKLANLRDSGEAKFTWERLSSSAKIGLSSLLLLYAAFVTGLYRYTDLVLLKIASVFSGISLSLFGGGYVMIPIMQSLFVTELKWLSNQEFIDSIAFSQLTPGPILVSAFFTGYKLAGLAGAALATIAIFVPSSVLMIIVSKIFKTNADSTVMKNALAGIKPVVVGMIIASAIKLFFSVHSTSINVTLFLVAFILSFRFKFNPVYLIIISLLIGTAVHFMG; encoded by the coding sequence GTGAATGATATTAGCATAGTACAAAAGGAAGTGGGTTTAAAGTACCTTTTCCTTACTTTTCTTAAAATAGGATGCGTTTCTTTTGGCGGACATATGGCTTTAATAGCCGTTGTTCAAAAGGAAATGATTGAAAAGGATAAAACGCTGAGTCAGGAAAATTTATTAAATGCGGTTAGTATTGCCAGTTTGTTACCAGGGCCATTGGCAGTAAATGTGGTATCATATATTGGTTACCATCTGCACAAAAAGAACGGCCTGCTGGTAAGCATGCTGGGTATCCTGCTTCCTGCTTGCGTGTTGATGTATGTACTGTCGTGGTGTTATTTTAACTATATCCATGTTAAGGATCTTTCTGGTATAATGGCCTATACAGTAGCGGCTGTAAGTGCTATTATCTTAACTACTGGTTTAAATATATTCTTAAAAGAAGTAAAAGGGCATAACAGCAAAATAGCTCTTTGTTTGATCTCTATTATAGTACTTTATTTTATTAAAGGATACCTGATCATTCTATTGCTTATATTAATTGGTGGCTTAATTGGTGTTTATTTTAAGCTGGCCAATTTAAGGGATAGTGGCGAAGCCAAATTTACATGGGAAAGATTAAGCAGTAGTGCTAAAATCGGGCTATCGTCTCTGTTGTTGTTATATGCAGCCTTTGTTACCGGATTATACAGGTACACAGATCTTGTTTTACTTAAAATAGCTTCTGTATTTTCAGGTATAAGCCTTTCGCTTTTTGGTGGTGGATATGTGATGATCCCGATTATGCAGTCGCTTTTTGTAACAGAACTAAAGTGGCTAAGTAATCAGGAATTTATAGATAGCATTGCATTTAGTCAGCTAACACCGGGGCCGATTCTGGTAAGTGCATTTTTTACGGGTTATAAACTGGCGGGTCTGGCAGGAGCGGCATTAGCTACAATAGCTATTTTTGTGCCTTCGTCGGTACTCATGATTATTGTTTCCAAAATATTTAAGACCAATGCTGATTCCACAGTAATGAAAAATGCACTGGCAGGAATAAAACCTGTTGTAGTGGGTATGATCATCGCTTCGGCCATAAAGCTCTTTTTTTCAGTGCATTCCACTTCAATTAATGTTACATTATTTCTGGTTGCATTTATTTTAAGTTTCAGATTTAAATTTAATCCTGTATACTTAATCATTATTTCTTTACTAATAGGGACTGCAGTGCACTTTATGGGTTAA
- a CDS encoding MFS transporter: MTVSKPLKEHNKGISTVLAFALLPLSGFATDIYIPSLPTMATTMQVSSLQVQLTLSLFLISYGISQLFIGSVLDSFGRYKLSLICLLVFAGASIVIANTHNIYLIYLMRIIHGFTVGTIIVGKRAFFVDIFEGDKLKHYLSLFSIIWSTGPIVAPFLGGYLQTVFGWESNFYFLAGLALILALLEFIYSGESLSRFSKFSLKNIGNVYLKMIKTPSFSLGIVMLGLAYSMVMIYNMTGPFIIEHHLHFSPVIAGYSSLILGFAWMVGGFIGKATINKPFLKKMIVNLGLQILFVLLMFISIQFISSIYTLIFFAFLIHVTAGYIFNNYFTFCLGRFPKNAGIASGLTGGVTYVIVSFLSYSVISFLPAKDEHNLNFSYLLLAIVSGIVMFIIFKLTRKEELTAA; the protein is encoded by the coding sequence TTGACAGTATCAAAACCATTAAAAGAACACAATAAAGGCATTTCAACAGTCCTTGCTTTTGCCTTACTGCCCTTATCCGGCTTTGCAACAGATATTTATATTCCTTCCTTACCTACCATGGCCACAACCATGCAGGTTAGCAGTTTACAAGTACAGTTAACACTAAGCTTATTTCTGATCAGCTATGGAATTTCGCAGCTTTTTATAGGCAGCGTACTGGACAGTTTCGGCAGGTATAAACTCAGCCTGATCTGTCTGCTGGTATTTGCTGGGGCAAGTATTGTTATCGCTAATACCCATAACATCTACCTCATTTACCTTATGCGAATCATTCATGGGTTCACAGTAGGAACTATCATTGTAGGCAAAAGAGCCTTTTTTGTCGATATTTTTGAGGGCGACAAGCTTAAACATTACCTAAGCCTGTTCTCTATCATTTGGTCTACCGGGCCTATTGTAGCGCCATTTTTAGGGGGGTATTTACAGACCGTATTTGGCTGGGAGTCGAATTTCTACTTCCTGGCAGGATTGGCTTTGATACTGGCTTTATTAGAGTTCATTTACAGCGGAGAAAGCCTGAGCCGCTTTTCTAAATTCTCATTAAAGAACATAGGCAATGTCTATCTCAAAATGATTAAAACACCAAGTTTTAGTTTGGGTATAGTGATGCTGGGCCTGGCCTATTCAATGGTAATGATCTACAATATGACAGGTCCGTTTATTATAGAACATCACCTCCACTTTTCACCTGTAATAGCCGGTTATAGCTCTCTGATCCTCGGCTTTGCCTGGATGGTTGGCGGCTTTATAGGTAAAGCCACCATCAACAAGCCATTTTTAAAGAAAATGATTGTGAACCTGGGGCTGCAAATACTGTTTGTATTGCTCATGTTTATCAGCATTCAATTCATTTCAAGCATATATACACTCATATTTTTTGCCTTCTTAATTCACGTAACTGCAGGTTATATCTTCAATAACTACTTTACATTTTGTTTGGGCAGGTTCCCTAAAAACGCAGGTATTGCCAGCGGATTAACCGGTGGTGTTACTTATGTTATTGTATCATTTCTCAGCTATAGCGTAATCTCTTTCCTGCCGGCCAAAGATGAGCATAACTTAAATTTCAGCTACCTGCTTTTAGCCATAGTATCTGGTATAGTGATGTTTATTATCTTTAAGCTTACCAGAAAAGAAGAGCTAACAGCTGCCTGA
- a CDS encoding LytR/AlgR family response regulator transcription factor: MNQVNCLIVDDEPIARDIIKTYCGHLDYLNVVASCGNALEAKAVLQKQKIDILFLDINMPIMDGISFVKTLKDQPQIIFTTAYKEFAVDAFDLAACDYLLKPFSFDRFIIAVDKALEKFEPKTNVQTNEVSGSAAEDFIFIKTDGKIYKIEYDDLLYAEAQGNYTKIITTGNLLLPKMPFSNFEELLPKALFLRTHRSFIINKSKIGHIEGNRIFINNNEIPIGSNYKDQLLKDLGFS; the protein is encoded by the coding sequence ATGAACCAGGTAAACTGCCTTATTGTTGATGACGAGCCCATTGCAAGGGATATAATAAAGACTTATTGCGGTCACCTTGATTACCTGAACGTGGTAGCCTCTTGCGGAAACGCACTTGAAGCAAAAGCGGTATTGCAGAAACAAAAGATTGATATCCTTTTTCTGGATATTAATATGCCGATAATGGACGGGATTTCATTTGTAAAAACGCTAAAAGATCAGCCTCAGATTATATTTACTACTGCATATAAGGAATTTGCAGTGGATGCATTTGACCTGGCTGCTTGCGATTACCTGTTAAAACCATTCTCTTTTGATCGTTTTATTATAGCTGTAGATAAAGCTTTAGAGAAATTTGAACCTAAAACTAATGTGCAGACAAATGAAGTTTCTGGCTCTGCTGCTGAAGACTTTATTTTTATTAAAACAGATGGCAAGATCTATAAAATTGAATATGATGACTTGCTTTATGCCGAAGCGCAAGGTAATTACACCAAAATCATAACTACGGGTAATTTGCTGTTGCCAAAAATGCCTTTTTCGAACTTCGAAGAACTATTGCCAAAAGCGCTTTTTTTAAGAACGCATCGTTCATTTATCATTAATAAGTCCAAAATTGGCCACATTGAGGGCAATCGTATCTTTATTAATAACAATGAAATTCCGATTGGAAGTAATTACAAAGATCAGTTGTTAAAAGACCTTGGTTTTTCTTAA
- a CDS encoding MFS transporter has translation MLLFREIARNYKLSFAGLSRETWILSIVMLINRSGYMAVPFMGLFVTQSLHRPASDAGFIITLFGVGSILGSAAGGKLTDVIGFRPVQIVASIVSGTFFLFFANITDFHTLCVLAVVISFFSEAFRPANFVAIAAYAKPDLQTRSYSLNRLAVNMGWAIGVSAGGLIASYDYRLLFIVDGSVNIIAGLGIFWFLPRIKDYRKVLKEKAKGIVVRKPWEDAVFIRFLLLTAVFVICAFLMFRVVPVFYKEIWKIGEFEIGLILGINGIIIALFEMVMIHKIENKRSPIFFIVVGALLVACSFAVLLLPFGSPILLGTLCIVFFTFGEMFALPFINTFVMSRANEFNRGQYAGGYMLCWSIAQVVGPIAGFFIAERYGYNTLWIVITILLLISAYMYRLMK, from the coding sequence ATGCTATTATTCAGAGAAATTGCACGCAATTATAAACTATCCTTTGCCGGCTTAAGCCGTGAAACCTGGATATTGAGCATTGTTATGCTCATTAACCGAAGCGGATACATGGCGGTACCTTTTATGGGGTTGTTTGTAACGCAATCGCTCCACAGGCCTGCTTCTGATGCAGGTTTTATCATTACACTTTTTGGGGTGGGTTCTATATTAGGCTCTGCCGCTGGCGGTAAACTTACAGATGTAATTGGATTTAGGCCGGTTCAGATTGTGGCATCTATTGTTAGCGGCACGTTCTTTCTGTTTTTTGCAAATATTACTGATTTTCATACCCTTTGTGTGCTGGCAGTTGTGATCAGTTTCTTTTCAGAAGCTTTTCGACCAGCCAACTTTGTAGCCATAGCAGCTTATGCCAAACCAGACCTGCAGACCCGTTCTTATTCGTTAAACAGGCTTGCTGTGAATATGGGATGGGCAATAGGCGTAAGTGCAGGAGGCTTAATTGCATCTTACGATTACAGATTATTGTTTATTGTTGATGGTTCGGTAAACATTATTGCAGGGCTGGGTATCTTTTGGTTTTTGCCAAGAATTAAAGACTACAGAAAGGTTTTAAAGGAAAAAGCTAAAGGAATTGTGGTACGCAAACCCTGGGAAGATGCAGTATTTATCAGATTCTTGCTATTAACTGCTGTTTTTGTGATTTGCGCTTTTCTGATGTTTAGAGTTGTTCCGGTATTTTATAAAGAAATTTGGAAGATAGGCGAATTCGAAATAGGCTTAATACTAGGGATCAATGGGATTATTATAGCACTGTTTGAAATGGTGATGATCCATAAGATTGAGAATAAAAGGTCTCCTATTTTTTTTATAGTAGTAGGCGCTTTATTAGTTGCATGTTCATTTGCTGTACTTTTGCTTCCTTTTGGAAGTCCTATATTATTGGGTACCTTGTGTATAGTTTTCTTCACCTTTGGTGAAATGTTTGCTTTGCCCTTTATTAATACTTTTGTAATGAGCAGAGCAAACGAGTTTAACAGGGGGCAATATGCAGGAGGATACATGCTTTGCTGGTCGATAGCGCAAGTTGTTGGTCCTATAGCCGGGTTTTTTATTGCCGAAAGGTATGGTTACAACACGCTTTGGATTGTGATTACTATTTTGTTATTGATCTCGGCATACATGTACAGACTGATGAAGTAG